The DNA window aaaagtggtctagtttcattcttctacatgttgctgtccagttctcccagcaccacctgctaaagaggcagtcttttttccatcagaagtaatattgaagaagaaaaccaaaacgggaagcatcacaatcccagacttttctTACCTAATTTAGCTAGTCTAGCTGTTTCAAATGTTATACAATATAGTGGAAAGATTctaaagaagagatagaaagctaaGAAAATGCTTCAAAGAAACCTAAAATTTAGATTTCAACAGGTATAACTTAATTTTGATCCATTATTGcctagtgatttttttccatttctcttttaggAGATGTTgtgactaaaagagaaaaaaaaaaaaaaaacaaaacacacacacacacataaaacaaaacaaaacaaaacccttaatTGTGTTAGCAcatgttattgttttctttttggagagtctttattttaatatttgtaacaGAGTGTCTGATGCTTTTTTACTGAAAGAAGATCCTCTCATATTATAAActctttcttccctccaccaCCATATACTTATAAGtaatgtgtgtataaatatatccttatatatatatccaaatacatacatatttataacatGGTTGAATACCTCAAGACATTTGAGTTGATTTAAAGCTTAAAAGagtaaattcacttaaaaaatagcaACTATAGTctatatttaaattgaaaaatataattcctATTACAAATATCTTTCACAAGCTTTTTAATTGATGCTGTATCCAATTAATAGCCATGCCTCCTCCAAGTATTCTTAATGCCAGAAACTTCCTTTTGTGATAGAAGCTGAAAATGGAAGATTCTCACTTTTGTCAGTTTTCCTTGCAGCCAAGCTGGCCATGTGGTTTAGGTACATGACTGAAGAGACATAAAGAAATTAATGTGTTGGCATCTGGAAATGATTTACTTCATGCTACAGAGAGATATGGGATGAGTTCTTTTGCCttgttgcttgctttcttctttgcatATGTTGGTGTTTAGATGTGATTCTTGGAGCTGTGACAACCTTTTTCTGACCATTGGTGACAAGCCTGAGAATGAGTCAACAAACTGAGGACAGTGAAATAAGTGGAAGAGACTGAGTTCTTGATGAGAGTGATTTGTGGCTGAAGCAAACCTAGGATAATCTAGCCATAAGCTTATTGCTAGGTGAGAGAAATAACTCCTGTTTAAATGAGTTTAAACAGTATTCTGAGCATTCTGTACCTTGAAGCTAGAAACTTTCTAACTAGTAGCATAGGTTGAAGGTTACATTCCCaggatattaaataaaattgtttcttaaataaatgaacatcttcATGAGATCCTTATTCCTTTTGGGGAAGCATTGAAGAGAGAAACTAATTTATCATGATGAGAAGGTTGAATTTATgcatatttaaacttaaattttaactATTACCTTTGGTTCTCTTGAATTGTGATCTTTGTTCACTATACCCTAATAGTCCTTGAAATAGAAACATTCTCCagtattttctcttatatttgtgAAAAGGCTAAAAGTTTGTACAGCACTTAATGTGTGCAAAATgcttaaataaatcaaaatagttCTTTCAAGTGTTCCTACAAAATAGAATTCTGgttcaatttcttctttaattttattcaatacTTAATCACAACTTTGAAATTTATCCATCCATTACAAAATTTCAGTTGCCCAATGGGTAATGGAAAACCACTGAAAATTCTTAAACTAAGGAGGGACAAAGCTTTGCTTTCAAAGTTTATTCTAGCAGCAGTGTGCATggctatataagaggaattatttgaGGAAATGCTAGAATAATAGGAGTTACTACAGATCAGTAGTACTGTTCAGTTAAAATCTAAGAGATTGTGTGGTGGCTGAGGAACAAGGATAGAGGTCATTATGGGTGTAGACACTGTTGCTTAGCATGTGCGAAGTGTGGAATGTTTTCTGAAGGTTCACAGCCAAATAACATGATTTtcagaagtatttattgaatttcttcTGTGTATTCTGTACTGATCTTAACCCTAGAAGCAAAGTAGTAAGCAAGACAGGGGAGATGTTTTGCCTTATAGAACTTATAGTTTATACGGGAACATGggaattatgtaaaaaaattctGACGAGCATTACTATATCATGAGaacataaataatgaaaaataaaattttttactattattatattgcaGGCACTGTTATAaccatatgagagagagagagagagagagagagaaagagagagaaacagagagagagagaagcaaaccaagaaacagactcttaactttagagaacaaattgatggttgccagaggggtggtgggtgggaggactttttaaacattgtaaaaaaattatttttttttgaaagacagaaagatacagtgtaagcaggggagggtcagagagagagagggagacacagaatcagaagagaggcttcaggctctgagctagctgtcagcacagagtccaatgtggggctcaaacccacaaaccatgagatcatgacctgagctgaagtcagatacttaaccgactgagccacccaggtgccctgaattttttttaagtaatatctacacccaatgtggggctcaaactcacgaccccaaaatcaagagtagattgTTTCTCATTCCTTCATTAGAGTCAACCAGGAACCCCCCCTTTTTAGGgaggagatgggttaaataggtgatagggattaagcaTGCACTTGTCATGAAGAACACcaagtgttatatggaagtgCTAAATCACtacactgtgcacctgaaactaatattgccaatgtatgttaactgaaatttaaataaaaacttttaaaacataaattaaaaatttcattatcacAATAACCCAATGAAAGAGATGCTGTTTttatcatccttattttacaaaaatgaatagaaattacATAACTTGCCCAAGACATTATTGTTAGTAAGAGTGGAAGTAGGAAGATCGCATTCATACACATGCCCTTTAACTCCATAGCCTCTACTTTTTTCTATGCTGAAAAGAAATTGATAGTCCCAGTTActgaaatattacataaaatgatAGTAAGCAGGATAGTCTGGTAGAAATTTCCAGTAGATGATTAAAGTATATACTTTAGAAGGAATATATAGCATCACAAATTATTTTAGAgatattgcagaagaaaagacAACTGAGTTATTgcaatatatgaaaattttgaGGTCAAGAAATAAGGAAGCCCGGAGGAAGAACTGTTGCAGGAAAAGTTTCCATTTAGGATATGGGGACAAAggagaaattaaacaacacagtAGGTTTCCCTTTAGAGATGAAGGTATGGGGAAGATGGGGCTTTACTTTGGAAGTACATTCCCTGGAGTGAAGTGCAAATGAGTGAAATATTGAGTCCCTAAGGAACTAATGACATGCCATGGCCCAGGGTACACCATGTCCTTATTCttttacacttaaaatatattctctgagGAAAAGACTGAGCAAGGTGCTACCCTGTATATAACCAAGCACATTATATCCTTAAACTCATTTTAACTCTATGTCCAGTCAAGCAGCTAATGTGAtgataataatactttatttttctctgcttcttaatGAGGACTCAAAATCATAATCAGAAATTAGGATCAGAAAGATTGTAAGCATGTATATGAATTTAAGTCTCGGCTGAATCCTCTTAGAACCAGAAGTGCAGAGTCTGAAATTGCCTTTCCATGACTAAGggggtaaatataaaagataaggGAACACTGACGTTTTCTGACCTAAAGAGGGTGAGTGTCTGAATTCCACTTACAATAAAACATTCCTTGCTTTGAGATGGAAGTTCAGAGATCTGAGATATGTCACTATCTTTCCCACTTTGTGTGGTATTGACGTTCAGCTGAAGCTGGTAGGAGAATATGTTGAAGGGAGATAAGAGAATGTTCAGAGATCAGGGGATGTACAGGGTACAGTATCTCGGTCAGCAAGTACCCTCTCCATGGATGGAACTCTCACTCTTCTGGATTTATGGCTTTTTCTCTGTGACATGGGTTAGTTCAACTCCCCTAGATGCTCATCTCTTCTTTAGAAACAGTATTCTTAATTCTCACTCCATCAAGTACAATCTGCATTTGAGGCCAGCATGAGATTCCTAAGGATTCTGTTTCTAATCTTAGTGGTGAGGAGAGGTTCTGTCCTGGTCTCAACTTCTCCCTTCACCCTTGGTTTACCTGGCAGTCATATTTCTAGAGGTCGTGTTCACTGGATTTGACTCTCTATGGTAAGTGTTTGATGCCCTTTGCTATATTTAGCTTATAAGGGCTTTAATAAAGGGAGAGTCAGTATCCCTCAATATCATGACTGTGGTAAAGGTAGATTGTATGGGTCCAGGTTGGGCTAGTCTCAGTCTTTCCCATTGTACACACTCTCTTTAGGACAAAATCTTGCATGAAGAGCTGAGTTGTTTCCTAATGTAACCCTATTTTTCTGTGCTCACAGATCCCCTTAGAGAAGAATGGCTCCTGGAAACAGTTCTTTTGTGGCTGCATTCATTCTGGTGGGGCTAACAGACCTACCAGATCTCCAGCTCCCCCTGTTCTGCCTGTTTCTAGTCTTGTATGTGGTCACTGTGTTGGGAAATTTGAGCTTCATAACTCTAATTGGGCTGAATTCACACctgcacacccccatgtacttttACCTTTTCAATTTGTCCTTCATAGACCTCTGTTATGCTTCTGTGTTCACACCCAAAATGCTGACTAACTTtgtatcaaagaagaatattatCTCTTACAGGGGGTGCATGACCCAgctttactttttctgttttcttggtatTTCTGAATGCTATGTGCTGACATCAATGGCCTATGATCgttatgtggccatctgtaacccACTTCTGTATAATATTGTCATGTCCCCTAAAATGTGTTCCAGCCTTATGCTTGGTTCATATTTGATGGCTTTTTCGGGTGCAATGGCTCACACAGGATGCATGCTGAGACTGACCTTCTGTGATGCAAACACCATCAACCATTATTTTTGTGACatcctccccctgctccagctTTCCTGCACAAGCACCTATGTGAATGAGCTGGTAGTTTTCACTGTGGGTGGCATCAACATCATTGTGCCCAGTGTCACCATCTTTGTGTCTTATGCTTCCATCCTCTCCAGCATCCTCCGCATCAGCTCCACTGAGGGCAGGTCCAAAGCCTTCAGCACCTGCAGTTCCCACATAATTGCTGTTTCCTTGTTCTTTGGATCAGGTGCATTTATGTATCTTAAACCATCTTCTGCTGTGTCTATGGATGAGGGGAAAATATTATCTATCTTTTATACCAATGTGGTCCCCATGATGAACCCTTTCATTTACAGCTTGAGAAACAAAGATGTTAACCTTGCTCTGAGAAAAATTCTGAGTGGGAGAAGGTTCTGATCAGACAGTGTCTCTAGTTAGTCACACAACAGGGagtttctgtttgtaattataataattttattggcAGCCTTCTTATCCTATCTCTTTCTTAACATGTTGAAGGAGAATTTAGTCTtctctcaataatttatttttactttttgtagaGTAGATTTCTATTCATCATGTGCatgctttcttcttccctttttccatTTAGCAATAATGTTAAGGAAGAAATATATTaccttttctctttatcattttaaactttaatttttctttctgtaaatagAAAACTGGTCTTCAAATGACAAATCAAGGAAGCATTTGGATGATATACTGTCATCAAGGATATCTTATCTATCACTTAAGGTTGGCAGCATGAAATGCACAGTGTGTCTCTACTCCCATCTTTCCAGCATGAACTGAACAAGAACGTGTCTCCTTTAATACTTTAGATGGAAAGTTCCAATTGACTGTCAAATATAAATGACTTTGTATCTATAAACACTCCATCTTGCTTACTTCCACAAAggattttcttactttttcatgCTCAACCCTGCATATAACAgattgtcaaaatatttttattgcatgtATTGGAAAGTAAAGCTTGGAGTGGCTAATGTCTTAGAAATCCCTCTTCTGAATGAAAAAATCTAGACTATACTCTTAGCCTTCT is part of the Suricata suricatta isolate VVHF042 chromosome 11, meerkat_22Aug2017_6uvM2_HiC, whole genome shotgun sequence genome and encodes:
- the LOC115306772 gene encoding olfactory receptor 145-like, which translates into the protein MAPGNSSFVAAFILVGLTDLPDLQLPLFCLFLVLYVVTVLGNLSFITLIGLNSHLHTPMYFYLFNLSFIDLCYASVFTPKMLTNFVSKKNIISYRGCMTQLYFFCFLGISECYVLTSMAYDRYVAICNPLLYNIVMSPKMCSSLMLGSYLMAFSGAMAHTGCMLRLTFCDANTINHYFCDILPLLQLSCTSTYVNELVVFTVGGINIIVPSVTIFVSYASILSSILRISSTEGRSKAFSTCSSHIIAVSLFFGSGAFMYLKPSSAVSMDEGKILSIFYTNVVPMMNPFIYSLRNKDVNLALRKILSGRRF